The following are encoded together in the Oncorhynchus kisutch isolate 150728-3 linkage group LG8, Okis_V2, whole genome shotgun sequence genome:
- the plk2b gene encoding serine/threonine-protein kinase PLK2b: MELLRNISQQPTNSNRMYEPNQPGSCELRRKRTEDHGHAPAEMSKIITDPATGKCYCRGKVLGKGGFAKCYEMTDLSTSKVYAAKIIPHTRVSKPHQREKIDREIELHRVLHHKHIVHFYHHFEDKDNIYILLEYCSRRSLAHILKARKVLTEPEVRYYLRQIVSGLKYLHEQEILHRDLKLGNFFVSETMELKVGDFGLAAKLEPAGNRRKTICGTPNYLSPEVLNKQGHGCESDVWALGCVMYTMLLGRPPFETTNLKETYRCIREARYSLPSSLSPQAKQLISSLLAKTPEDRPHLDHILRHDFFSQGFVPERLPASCCHSAPEFHVSSPAKSFFKKAAAALFGGKRDKVKYYETLNKLTKEEEEIYKLRHDLKNTVISQQQQIKQMTEDGRPPSPSAGRPVALATEGLPPTTRDTIRLIVRGSLGSCSSSSECLEDSTTGSVAETITSVLRGCLENMPKADDIPKGTECSNLQWVTKWVDYSNKYGFGYQLSDHIVGVLFNNGTHMSLLADKKTVHYYAELGQCSVFSTSDVPEHFIGQVTVLKYFAHYMEENLMDGGDLVSQPDTHMPRLYLLQWLKSDRALMMLFNDGTFQVNFYHDHTKIILCTQREEYMLTYINEERVSSTFRLSSLLTSGCPADLRQRMEYSLNMLLQRCN; the protein is encoded by the exons ATGGAATTACTGAGGAATATCTCTCAACAGCCGACGAATAGCAACAGGATGTACGAGCCCAACCAACCCGGGTCCTGTGAACTGCGGAGAAAGAgaactgaggaccacggtcatGCACCTGCAGAGATGTCGAAGATTATCACGGATCCTGCCACCGGGAAATGTTACTGCCGTGGGAAAGTTCTGGGAAAG GGAGGTTTCGCCAAGTGCTATGAGATGACCGACCTGTCCACGAGTAAAGTTTATGCAGCGAAAATTATTCCCCACACGCGCGTCTCCAAACCGCACCAACGGGAAAAG ATTGACAGGGAAATCGAGCTACACAGAGTTCTCCACCATAAACACATCGTGCACTTTTACCATCATTTCGAGGATAAAGATAACATCTACATCCTCCTAGAATACTGCAGTAGAAGA TCTTTGGCACATATCCTGAAGGCACGCAAAGTGCTCACAGAGCCGGAAGTGCGATACTACCTCCGTCAGATCGTCTCAGGGCTGAAGTACCTGCATGAACAAGAGATCCTACACAGAGACCTCAAACTTG GTAACTTCTTTGTGAGTGAGACGATGGAGCTGAAGGTGGGAGACTTTGGGCTGGCTGCCAAGCTAGAGCCTGCTGGGAACAGGAGGAAGACCATCTGTGGGACACCCAACTACCTGTCCCCTGAGGTGCTCAACAAGCAGGGCCACGGCTGCGAGTCAGACGTCTGGGCCCTGGGTTGTGTCAT GTACACCATGCTCCTGGGCAGACCCCCGTTCGAGACCACCAATCTGAAGGAGACGTACAGGTGTATCCGGGAGGCGCGTTACTCCCTGCCCTCCTCCCTGTCGCCCCAGGCCAAACAGCTCATCTCCAGCCTCCTGGCCAAGACCCCGGAGGACAGACCTCACCTGGACCACATACTGCGCCATGACTTCTTCTCACAG gGTTTTGTGCCAGAGCGTCTTCCTGCTAGTTGCTGCCACTCCGCTCCAGAGTTCCACGTCTCCAGCCCTGCCAAGAGCTTCTTCAAGAAGGCCGCGGCTGCCCTCTTCGGCGGGAAGAGAGACAAGGTCAAATACTACGAGACTCTGA ATAAACTCaccaaagaggaagaggagatctACAAGCTTCGACATGACCTGAAGAACACGGTTATCAGCCAGCAGCAGCAGATCAAACAGATGACTGAG GATGGAAGGCCACCGTCACCATCTGCTGGGAGGCCTGTCGCCCTGGCAACAGAGGGCCTGCCCCCGACGACGCGAGACACCATCCGGCTTATTGTCAGGGGCAGTCTGGGTAGCTGCAGCAGCAGTAGCGAATGTCTAGAGGACAGCACCACTGGCAGTGTGGCTGAGACAATCACCAGCGTTCTCAGAGGATGCCTGGAAAACATGCCCAAAG CGGATGACATCCCCAAAGGGACGGAGTGCAGTAATCTGCAGTGGGTCACTAAGTGGGTGGACTACTCCAACAAGTATGGCTTTGGCTACCAGCTTTCAGACCACATAGTGGGCGTTCTGTTCAACAACGGGACACACATGAGCCTCCTCGCAGACAAGAA gactGTCCACTACTATGCTGAGTTGGGTCAGTGCTCTGTGTTCTCCACATCTGACGTGCCTGAGCACTTCATAGGTCAGGTGACCGTCCTCAAGTACTTCGCTCACTACAtggaagagaacctgatggaT GGTGGAGACCTAGTGAGCCAGCCAGACACGCACATGCCCAGACTCTACCTGCTGCAGTGGCTCAAGTCTGACCGTGCCCTCATGATGCTCTTCAACGACGGCACGTTTCAG GTCAACTTCTACCACGACCACACCAAGATCATCCTGTGCACCCAGAGGGAGGAGTACATGCTGACATACATCAACGAGGAGCGTGTGTCCTCCACCTTCAGACTGAGCTCCCTGCTCACCTCCGGCTGCCCCGCAGACCTGCGCCAACGCATGGAGTACTCACTCAACATGCTGCTGCAGCGCTGCAACTGA